GCTAAGATCAATACAGTAGTACCATTAGCCAACATGttgcacaaataaaacacactctgGGTGTTTATATATCACATTATGATCACAACAAAACCATGTCAGTAAGCAACAAATGTAGTCTTACTTTAAGACTACAGACCTCAGGTCAGCCTATAGCGTGACAAGGCCTCACCATCCAAACATGCAGTGTTGACAAGACCAGGATCTACAACCTAAAACACTCCCTGTTGCTACTGCAGGTGCTGAACCAAACAGAGGACCACCGTCAGCGAGTGCTGCAGGCTGCCTCCAAGACTATGCGAGTGTGGTTCATCAAGGTGAGGAAAATGAAGGCCATCTACCACACACTCAACCTCTGCAACATTGATGTCACCCAGAAGTGTCTGATTGCTGAGGTGTGGTGTCCCGTCTCAGACCTGGACTCCATCCAGTTCGCTCTGCGCAGAGGGACGGTGAGTTTCtctatttatgtatttacacTGACCACATTCTTGCTTTTGTGGTGTAGTGTCATGAGTTTTGTTCTCTGTAAGTCATCTGGTCTACAACACATGCAGCATGTGGCTGATACGTGCATGCTTTATTTGACAGGAGAGGAGTGGCTCCACGGTGCCGTCCATCCTCAACAGGATGCAGACCAAGCAAACTCCACCTACCTTCAACAAGACCAACAAGTTCACGTCAGGCTTCCAAAACATTGTTGATGCCTATGGCATCGGGAACTACCGGGAAATCAATCCAGGTCATAGCGGAATTCATTTTTCTTGAATTAATAACTCatcatattgaaatatttatattttaatttgaataaatgtttgctACAACTTTCAGTAGTTCAGCAGTATAAAGTTTGTGTTGTAACTTCTCAAAAAGAGGTCAGGTGGTCCTTTATTGACTAGAAAGCaacttttatttctaatttctcTGCTGATATGAATAATTTAACTTTGTAAAAGACTTCCAGCAGCTCTGAGTGCAGAGTGTTaagatttaaatgtgaaaagTCGACAGGAAGTATCAAGTTCCACTGACAGTATCTTAAATgctattaaaacaacaaactggacttgACTGGGATTAATTGGTGAATGAaagctgtatttgtgtttaaaagcagcagagtgATATGACATGGCTGCTATTCCACCTCCCTCTTTAACATTTTTTACCAactagctttttatttttgttggacAGAAATTAAGTTTGGCCTTGAGGCCATAAAACTAAGCTGCTGTCaagaaacaatgttttattcTACCAAACTGGACAACCCATGAATTCAACATCATAATTTCTCTCAACTCAATTACGTAGACCTATGTCATTTATGATCGCAGTATGGACTGTTACACATGTTCACTCCATATGTGTAAAAAGCTGCTAAATTCAACTTccactatactatactatactatactatactatactatactatactatactatactatactatactatacttcAAGTTTCAGCACATGGGGTGTGTTGATCTGATCCTGAGCCTTGGTGTGTGACCATCTCCTCTTTGGTGTGTTCCCTCTTACAGCTCCGTACACCATCATTACTTTCCCCTTCCTGTTTGCGGTGATGTTTGGTGACATGGGTCATGGCCTGCTGATGACTTGTGCTGCTCTATACCTGGTCATCCGAGAGAGTCGCCTCCTCGCCCAGAAGAGTGATAATGAGGTAGCAATAGCAATACAGCTCCACCTCACAGTGCACGCATCAGAAACATTCAACGTATGAGATTTCTAATTCGTTGTATGTCTTTGTAGATGTTCAACATGGTGTTTGCTGGTCGCTACATCATCCTGCTGATGGGGATCTTCTCCATCTACACCGGCGTCATTTACAACGACTGCTTCTCCAAGTCACTCAACATGTTTGGCTCTGGATGGAGCGTCAGACCCATGTTTAGCTCAAAAGGAGCCAACTGGACGTGAGTCAGTCACCAACTCTGGTTGGACTGATGCTGTCTAAGATGTTCCACATCCCCTATTCAGTCTAGTTGATTTAGTttctcaaatcagatcaaaatCATCAGATATTGTCAGGAAATTAAATTGTACATGACATTGAAGGAGCCCTCTTATAGGTATTATGTTCCCCATCTCACTCTGTCATCACATCATTGACATTCATGTGGTTTCATTGATCTTATGACTGCACTGTATGGGTTGATTCATGTTCTAAAATATATCACTGTTCCTTCTAAATACACTTATTcatttcctgctgctctgtcctaGGTTTGAGACACTTGATGGAAATGCAGTTCTGCAATTAGACCCTGCGGTTCCTGGTGTGTTTAACGGGCCTTATCCACTCGGAATCGACCCGGTAAAACCTGTTCACTCATtatgaaaacaacaatgaatAGCTGTTTTCTCTGGTTAGAAGCACagtgtgaagttttttttttgtagtatttgtaatttattttgactacatcacacacaaactttcCTGCTACACACTAGAGCACTAAAGAGAGATGaatccactgctgaaaacaGTCATGAATTACAtaaatcatatcaaatcaaatcagattttatttgtatagcccaaagtcacaacgTACATTTGAGTGAGggctcagagggctttacaatctgtacagggagtgacaccctctgtccttagaccctcggttccagtgaggaaaaacttgcccacaaaaacctttaacagggaaaaaaggtggaagaaacctcaggaagagccacagaggagggatccctctcccaggacggacagacgtgcaatagatgtcacgtgtacaggacaaatcaacacaaacatattgtacaattacaatgaatgataaaatgacaatgaatcacaatgaatgataaaatgattacagtagcagtggaacctgtgatagagataaagagacacagatacacagcagcagcaaatcattaactaactataaactgtaatggagatatggtagcaataatgacagtaataatatatgtagcggacgtcatgcaggaccactgctggacgacagagcacagaaactccggggaagaagtttagttagtaacatgtattaatgagacatgtatgtttacagatggtgagagagagagagagagagagagagagagagagagagagttttcggtaagggagatgtgtgcatcttcaaccaataccgtgcctggctaggcataaccctcggtggggtcccccggcagtgtaatcctatggcagcataactaagggatgacctgagccagccctaactatagactttatcaaaaaggaaagttttaagtctattcttaaaggtgttgaccgtgtctgcctcctgaacccagaatggtagtttgttccacagaagaggagcctgatagctgaaagctctggctccctatctacttttggaaactataggaaccacaaggaacccagcatcctgagagcgcagtgttctagaggggtaataaggtattatgtactcttttagatatgatggtgcctgaccatgaagagctttgtaagtaaggagaagaattttaaattctattctagatttaataggtagccaatgcaaggaagccaaaatgggagagatgtaatctctgatcttggttcctgtcagaacacgtgcagcagcattctgaattaactgcaaagtcctaagagacttattagagcagcctgataacaaagagttacaatagtccagccttgaagtaacaaatgcagcTTAATACAACAGATAAGTTGTACAGACAGATAAGTAACAGTCACATCTTAGGAGGTCTCAAACATTTGACTCTGTTATGTCATCTCTGACGCAGATCTGGAATGTTGCCACCAACAAGCTGACCTTCCTTAACTCATTCAAGATGAAGATGTCTGTGATCCTGGGCGTCATCCACATGCTGTTTGGAGTGTCTCTCAGTCTTTTCAACCACCTGTAAGTGGCACACTCAACACCAAGGCTGAAAACGAATGCACCAACTTTGGGTGTCACAATACATTCACGAAAGCCACTGTATCTCTTAGCCATAATAATTGTATTGCAATTTTGTATCTGCTCTATGAAAAGTCACCCAGACACCCAGTTCTATATTGTTCTGACTGTAGATATACTGACAGCAGTCACCTGGATTACTGTTGATCCTGAAGGAAAGGTTTTCATCTGAAGCGTTAACTGACTTCACTGCACTGCAGGTACTTCAAGAAGCCGCTGAACATCCTCCTGGGCTTCATCCCAGAAATCGTCTTCATGGCAAGCCTGTTTGGCTACCTCGTTCTGCTCGTCTTCTACAAGTGGACAGCCTACGATGCCTTCACCTCCAAGGACGCTCCCAGCCTGCTGATCCACTTCATCAACATGTGTCTTTTCAACTACAACGACCCCACGAACAAACCCCTCTACAGGGGACAGGTGCTCCCTCCCTCATCAACCCCTCTGCCTCTCCCAGCTTCCCAGACCTCCCCTCATGCACTATAGTTGTAGCCTGTTAGAGAGGTGAACAGCAGCTCATATCGAACAAACCCACAAtaggaaatattaaatattctttattttcttctggTCAGAAGTCAGTTCAgagatgtttcagatgtttcacattgAAGCGTCTTTGATCTACACCTTTATGAGATGTGGGGAAAGTTAACCCtgcatacatttacatacaagTTAACCATACATACCTACATACATACCAACCATTTAATCTTGCTTTGCATGGTGCGCCGTCTTTGTCTTACTATGCCAAGCAAGAATGGGCTTCTTATGGTCTCCCATAGCTGATGGGGATAAAACACCCTTTGCAAATGCGGTTGGTGTGAACTGTCATTGGATTTCTTCCTGTACAAATCATAGCCGTAATGGGTCATTATTTTTGTCAAgcaaaagcttgtttttttctcatttgaagCATTATAATATAAACTGGAGTGAgacaaaggacaaaataaaaagagtttTACTGCAGAGACCATGTCCATTCAGTCAGACTAGCaatttgctgtctactctcctTTTTAAGTCAGCCTTTCATCTTGCTTTCTTCATACATCTGATAGATCTGTTCTGTCCTCTCATCAgcaacaaaatataacaaacacTTGTAAGTACCGTTATCacaagaaagcaaaagaaaacttGTCGATGAGCTTCATGGGGCTGACAGCGTCTGTTCAGGGAATTAGCATTTTTTGATCACTGCTGCACATCTCCAACACCTTGTTAACCTCTCTTTGTTTGAATCTGTAGATGGGGATCCAGGTTTTGTTGGTGCTGATTGCCCTTGCATGTGTACCCTGTATGCTGATTGTGAAAACTATGGTGCTTCGGCGTCAGCACCTGTGGAAAAAGCACCTGGTATGTGAATCTGATCCCACCTATGACCTTACTGCCACCTTTGATGAATAACAATTATAACCTTTGgtgtaaccttttttttctactcCTATTCTGCCATTCATTTCAATGCACCTTGTACTGTGTAATGTGGTTGGTTGTGTTGCCATGAAAACTGCTTAAAGCCTGCCTTGGAAACGCTCAGATTTGAATGGGAAATGCGTTACAATTACAGACTAAGGGCACCCTAACATGATCCTTAATTAATATGAAAGACCTGATAGACCTGACAAAAATACATCTGTAGCTCTCACTGTTTGACTTAAGCCTCAAAGAAGTCCCATCAGACTGAAGACCAGTACCAGTTCTAAAGAACTCAGTTCACTATTATGGTGTTCATGGTAGCTCAGTGACCAACAGAACATGTTGATTTTAGTCCAGGATTTCTTCTTTGccatttaaagtttaaatgtttagTCACTTCTTTGTTGAGGTTCAACTCAACCAGTGAAATTATTCTGGCCAAGATTTCAGCTAGATTTAATTTACTAATACTACGTGTGATGTTTCACAAGTAGTGGGTATGCTTCATTTTGGAATGAAAGCCTTCACTTTCTGTGTTGGGTGCCCTGTTTTATTAATGCAAAATTAAGGAGAAAGCGTTGAACCTAAGGCTTGCTTTAAGCTAGACACAGCTCTTGTGGCTTTTGTATCTAGTCCCAGAAGAGGGAAGAAACCCCTGCAGAGAATCTAGAGCAGTCTTTAGAGCAAACAGGCGTGTCCTCATCATGCACCGGACTCACCCAACAGGGCACGCAGAAGTTCGGAGGGGTGCGGGTGGGCAACGGGCCCACGGAGGACGAGGCTGGCATCATGGACCACGACCAGCTCTCCCAGCACTCAGAGGAAGGAGATGAGGTGAGGCCATGAAATGTCACCAAACACCACTGATTCAAATTCCATCCTCTTGCagactttcattttgtttgattaGAATAAGATCTTAGTTCAATGAGGACAATAATTAGATCAGACTAATCAGACTGCCACAGGCttaaacaaagcaaaatctTCTGTCTCAGCTCACTCAACATGTTTTACTACTGTTGTACCTTCATATCAGAGAGCAGTCTTTTCTCCTGAGTAGTAACGAGAGATGAGGGTGGAGGTAATGTGGGCACAATAGTGTGCAGAGAGAAATGGATGGAGTGGAACAGATAAGAGATGGATTTTCCatttcagaaacacaaacagcgaGTTGGTTTTCATGAACCAGCGAGTGGAGTTTctggaaaaactttttttttttcgttgtgACTCAGAGGTTTGGTGTCTTCCAGGTCTCCTACATAATAAATCTCTCAGTGTTTATGATGTGATAACATATTGCATAACTGTAATTTAGTAAGGCGacattttgtcatcattatTCCAAACATATGATGTTCCAAGAAATAACTTATCAACGGAGTTATggaatatactgtaatattgcATCATGTTGGGAGTAGCAGCAGACAAAGGGCTGGAAAACTGACTGACATCTACATATATTGATTGATACAGTATTTCTCCTTAAACGTCTCTTAAAACATCAggttagattttttaaattattgaatACAATACTGTAATGTTCCTGTTCATATTGTGAAGTGACAATTTCACAACATGACCAAATAAGAAGAGATGGAGGTCAGAAACCACAGTTCATGTTCTGACAAAAACACGTTCGGATATTCAGCTGAAGCTAACAAAGCCTCTGCTTTGGCAGTTTGATtgagtctttttgtttttaatgaagagGTCGTCATCCTAACTGTCACACATATGTCAGTGCCGTATCTCAGCAGAAAACTCCAGATCATATTGTATCCACCTGTAGTGTCTCAGCAAGGACACACAAAGAGGGAATATAAATAGTAACACTTGATACATATACATACTTGACTATATGACATGAGAGTGTTGTATTAAAATAGAGATTAAAAATCTGAACCTATAATTAAGATGAAACCTGACTGAACCCAAGTGGTGCCAATTTTGAGATACAAGCCTGATCCGAGatcaagttttgttttatttaatccatGATTAACCGTTAGCTTGCCAGGCTAATGCAATATGTTGGCTTCATGCTGTGCATATCCATGGGATGCAGAAGAGTGGAGTGGTCTGAGCTAATGAACCACCACTGTCTGAAATGACATCTGAAAATATCCAACCTGAGCCTGCAGACTGACCCAACAAAACATCCCAAACCTGAACGGGATACATTAGTCTTGTTAGGTTTGGGTCAGAGtctaatgaatgaatgatccAAAAGTAGATGGAACCTTCTGGATTGACGCAGTTCCTGAATTCTGCCACTAACCTATGACCTTTCCTTACTTTCAAGCACTCAGAGGAAGAGCCGGTAAGAACCTGAGTTTGGTGTCTTCTTAGCATGTCTGGATGCTGTCTTGCCTGACGTGTTTGTGCTTAAATGACgtaaagtttttttgttctttctttgaaCTCTGGTTGTTCTGCCTCAACCCTCTGTACATGTATACTGTCCACCTCCCCATACCAGGCATGTTTACATGTATGattgtgaaggtgtgtgtttgtctctgtgacaaaaacataatttaatcaGATACTCTGACTTTGAACATGTTTTACAAAGGCAAAGAAAATGCAGAAGGtccatttgtttcatttcagtttttcattgGATTCTGCTTGTGGAAAGAAGTGCTGTTTGTTCAATCACTCTGCTAGTatcaagaaaatgaaataataataattattataataaaaataattattgtaAACTAAAAGAAGGGAAACTAACTCTCATGTCCTAAATGTCCTcacctgaaaaaagaaaataagcttCAAAACTCAATGAGACATTTAATGGCTTTTtaagtttgatatttttgtagtGTATCCTTGAATAGAGTTGCGTGTGAGTCCATACTACTTAATACTGTTGTCTTATAGCAGGATCATACTACATGTTATATATACTAATGTCatatacatattattatatattttttattattataattttgtCCTTTTTGAGATGGTCACTGCATTGGATTAGGTGATCATAAAGTATATACACTGGTTTTCAGTTTACTTATGAAACATCATGACAATTTGAGTCACTGAAGAAAGTCCAGGTCAAAAAAccctaaaagaaaaacaaggaaatgttTAAATCCTCACCATACTGTGACAAGTCTGTCATAACACTGTTGAGTGAGGCAAGTCAGAGTACAACAGCTCTGCTCTTGAAGCATTATCTAATTTAGAGTTTTGTCCTCATATCAACCACTGACTGTATATCAAGATGGGCGACATCACAGCTTTccaagagaaaacatgatgttttCACACATTCGAGATGGATGCGGTGTAGATCATAAACAACCCCCCTCATGTTAGCACATAGGACATGAGCCAAACGAATGAGTTGGTGGATGTACATGCAGGGCTCCAGGTCTGATCACTAAGGTGCAGACTCTGACGCCAAATGACTCTACCAACACAAGGTGGCAGCGACCGTATCCAGgatgttttggcttcatttttgtACAGGGACAGGAAGTGGAGACACATTGTCCATCTTTATGGTATCAACTGAAAATAAGTCTGAAAGTAGATAATGGTCTTTTTGGTCTTTTGACTGAGCTGTTTTCGGTTCACTCCATCACATCTGAAGTCTGGCacattgtaaatgtaaaatcacATGACAGCCTCACTATATTCTTAATCAGAGCCACTCGCCTCTGTGTATTTTGCCATTACGGCATGTTATCcagtgttgttttcattagCCACTTGTGCTGGAGACCCGTGGAACTGGGAACAATAAGTGCTGGTTCCATGAACTCTATTTCACGGGTCCAAGGACAAAAGACAAGCATGGAAAGAGGAAACAAGACCAGCGCAAAGCCAAACCCAACAAGAGTAACCCGGAGCAATAGACTCCCATGTTTCCCCCACCCTGCCCGCGTACAGGAAAGGCTAGTCTTCCACCAGGAAGACGAGAATGGAGGAACTGTGACGGCTTTACAATACACAAACAAGTCCCTGTGCTGTGATCCTGCTGGggaaacacaagaaacaaactcacacaaGCCAGAAgtctttgctctttgttttatgCCTAATCAGAGCTAAAGGCTCAGGcaagggtcaaaggtcaaaggacCACTCATTAAGATGATGAAAGATTTTCCATTTCAGTCATTTCCACACTGACACAGCCTTGTTTTTATTGGCCACATtctgagcagcagagctggGCGATAATCATCTCTTAGTGTTAAGTAGAGAGTAAAGTGTTGATAAGATATGATgacgtacagtatgtgtaagCAATACAtagtggaaaaacacacacacaaacacacacatgcacactgaaacacacacacacatacacagcagtgtTCAGTAAAAGctaaattgaaaataaatgtcaattCTCTAATGCCTTCTGTGGTTCTGGAGGAGCCGAGTTATGCTGTGCACCACACTGTGCTTGATCCATCAGTGTGGATGATCATTAGGCATTCTTTCCAAGACAGCCATTGAAAACTCTGCTTTGATTCAACTCTGTAACTTTTTCAATATAAATAGCGGTTTGGACAGACTTGAGTTAAAGCACTGAGACTGCACTGATAAAGGTGTTAAATGACATTCATCTGAATCCTGATTTAGATCAGAcatctgttttgttgctgcttgATCTGTGCAACCTTTAATACCATGGACCATGAAATACCTGCTGACGGATGGAGGAGTGTGTGGGATTATCTGGCATAGTCTCAGTTGGTTGTGTTCATATCTCCTATGGTGTTGTGTTATCAGATAGAATTCTATTTGGCAACAAAGAGGAAAGAATGAAACTTATCATCTTAATTCTAGAGCtatacaaacagaaaccttGTTTAagaaatcagtgttttaaaagACTGAGCTTCATCAAAGCTGGAATgaaaccatctcaaacaaacagcaagaaTTAAGACAACAGTCTCATGTCCAGACAGGACTCAGAGAAACTCATTCTTGCCTTCATTTCCACAGAAAAATATGCATAATAAGCACATACGATGCAGCATTACagttacatttattaaaaatggggGTTATAAACATGATTAAAGTTACCATGCACATGTGCAGTGTACACAGATCTTACGTCATCATCATGGCCTTGAGTTAAAAAATACTCAGACTGGGTGAAAATGTCactattattttgtcttttaagcAGAAACAGGGAACAACATCACAGTACAGTGGGAGTTCTGCCTTCCAGCTGTGAAGATGTTCTACAGGCTGCTGCCTGAGTTCACTTCACGttctttaaaaatacagagaCACATTTTGATGCTAATAATTCCTCATTTTCCTTTCTGAGATGACGCAGTTCTGTCGTAAAagtcaaaaatgtaaaagtctACTTTTTGTTGTCTCCCCACCACAGTTTGACTTTGGTGATGTAGCTGTACATCAGGCCATCCACACCATAGAGTACTGTCTGGGATGCATCTCCAACACAGCTTCCTATCTGCGCCTCTGGGCCCTCAGCCTGGCTCATGCACGTGAGTAAAAGAATGCACTCACACAAGTATGTACACACGAGCATGCACAGTTTTATGAAACCTGTTCTAGGTAGACAGTAGGTAATAGTAGGTAAACCAGTTCAATAATACTTGACATGTTTTAGTGTAaactttgttgtgtgtgtatgtgcagagCTGTCAGAGGTGCTCTGGTCCATGGTGATGCACCTGGGTCTGTCCTCTCGGAGTGGTGGCGGGTTCTTCGGCCTGTCCATCATCTTCTCGGCCTTTGCCACCCTCACTGTTGCCATCCTGCTCATCATGGAGGGACTGTCAGCATTCCTGCATGCCCTGCGTCTGCACTGGTTagtcatacacactcacacagacacatatttgTATAATATGATATGATTGGATGAGATGAACACACAAAACTTGTAAACAAAGACAACCATTCAAAAAGAAAGAGCCCAGTTAAGGCACAATTTTGAAGTGAAACAGGCTGGTCCTCATAAATATGAAGTACTCACTACACATACAGCCTAAATGCAAAATGTATGCATGCTACTAAATGTGTTGTATATGTTCGTATTTGCAAGGTGAACATGTACTCCGGCCACACAATGAATCCCATATTAATAGAAAGCAGCGAGCTGTTGCTGTTCACCTTTTGAACTAAGTATTTCTACCAAAGCTGCACTTTTATATGCACATGAGGAATGctagaaacatgaaacattccTGACTCAACGTGGTTTACCAAGCTGTGAGTGCAGAGGACTCCAGATAACCTCACGGCTCCATCGCCTCCTagcaccacctccacccttcTGATCCAGcatgcactgacacacaggaaCGTCAAACACTATGGAGCACAGGATATTATCCAGTGTAGAGGAATCACGGATTACCCCAAAACAGGAGCACTCGTGTGATTACCACTGTGAGATACAGTCACTTCATACAAACATGTGTTAACATGTATTAGGAGCTATAGTAACAGTGTTTGAAGAGGAGTACTGCAGAGAACTATGCAGAGGAGGAGTTGTAAAAGTGATGGATGATAAATAAGAAACATCCCTTTCAGCACACAGTGCACAGCTCTAACACACACTACTGTCAAAGAGCTCTATA
The nucleotide sequence above comes from Larimichthys crocea isolate SSNF chromosome XVI, L_crocea_2.0, whole genome shotgun sequence. Encoded proteins:
- the atp6v0a1b gene encoding V-type proton ATPase 116 kDa subunit a isoform X4, with protein sequence MGELFRSEEMTLAQLFLQSEAAYCCVSELGELGMVQFRDLNPDVNVFQRKFVNEVRRCEEMDRKLRFVEKEIKKANIPTVDTGENPEVPFPRDMIDLEATFEKLENELKEINTNQEALKKNFLELTELKHILRRTQQFFDEMEDPNLLEESSALMEGSEGGRGAPLRLGFVAGVISRERIPTFERMLWRVCRGNVFLRKAEIEDPLEDPTTGDQVHKSVFIIFFQGDQLKNRVKKICEGFRASLYPCPETPQERKEMLAGVNSRIDDLQMVLNQTEDHRQRVLQAASKTMRVWFIKVRKMKAIYHTLNLCNIDVTQKCLIAEVWCPVSDLDSIQFALRRGTERSGSTVPSILNRMQTKQTPPTFNKTNKFTSGFQNIVDAYGIGNYREINPAPYTIITFPFLFAVMFGDMGHGLLMTCAALYLVIRESRLLAQKSDNEMFNMVFAGRYIILLMGIFSIYTGVIYNDCFSKSLNMFGSGWSVRPMFSSKGANWTFETLDGNAVLQLDPAVPGVFNGPYPLGIDPIWNVATNKLTFLNSFKMKMSVILGVIHMLFGVSLSLFNHLYFKKPLNILLGFIPEIVFMASLFGYLVLLVFYKWTAYDAFTSKDAPSLLIHFINMCLFNYNDPTNKPLYRGQMGIQVLLVLIALACVPCMLIVKTMVLRRQHLWKKHLGTQKFGGVRVGNGPTEDEAGIMDHDQLSQHSEEGDEFDFGDVAVHQAIHTIEYCLGCISNTASYLRLWALSLAHAQLSEVLWSMVMHLGLSSRSGGGFFGLSIIFSAFATLTVAILLIMEGLSAFLHALRLHWVEFQNKFYSGQGFKFVPFSFESILEGRFDE
- the atp6v0a1b gene encoding V-type proton ATPase 116 kDa subunit a isoform X1, whose protein sequence is MGELFRSEEMTLAQLFLQSEAAYCCVSELGELGMVQFRDLNPDVNVFQRKFVNEVRRCEEMDRKLRFVEKEIKKANIPTVDTGENPEVPFPRDMIDLEATFEKLENELKEINTNQEALKKNFLELTELKHILRRTQQFFDEMEDPNLLEESSALMEGSEGGRGAPLRLGFVAGVISRERIPTFERMLWRVCRGNVFLRKAEIEDPLEDPTTGDQVHKSVFIIFFQGDQLKNRVKKICEGFRASLYPCPETPQERKEMLAGVNSRIDDLQMVLNQTEDHRQRVLQAASKTMRVWFIKVRKMKAIYHTLNLCNIDVTQKCLIAEVWCPVSDLDSIQFALRRGTERSGSTVPSILNRMQTKQTPPTFNKTNKFTSGFQNIVDAYGIGNYREINPAPYTIITFPFLFAVMFGDMGHGLLMTCAALYLVIRESRLLAQKSDNEMFNMVFAGRYIILLMGIFSIYTGVIYNDCFSKSLNMFGSGWSVRPMFSSKGANWTFETLDGNAVLQLDPAVPGVFNGPYPLGIDPIWNVATNKLTFLNSFKMKMSVILGVIHMLFGVSLSLFNHLYFKKPLNILLGFIPEIVFMASLFGYLVLLVFYKWTAYDAFTSKDAPSLLIHFINMCLFNYNDPTNKPLYRGQMGIQVLLVLIALACVPCMLIVKTMVLRRQHLWKKHLSQKREETPAENLEQSLEQTGVSSSCTGLTQQGTQKFGGVRVGNGPTEDEAGIMDHDQLSQHSEEGDEHSEEEPFDFGDVAVHQAIHTIEYCLGCISNTASYLRLWALSLAHAQLSEVLWSMVMHLGLSSRSGGGFFGLSIIFSAFATLTVAILLIMEGLSAFLHALRLHWVEFQNKFYSGQGFKFVPFSFESILEGRFDE
- the atp6v0a1b gene encoding V-type proton ATPase 116 kDa subunit a isoform X2; the protein is MGELFRSEEMTLAQLFLQSEAAYCCVSELGELGMVQFRDLNPDVNVFQRKFVNEVRRCEEMDRKLRFVEKEIKKANIPTVDTGENPEVPFPRDMIDLEATFEKLENELKEINTNQEALKKNFLELTELKHILRRTQQFFDEMEDPNLLEESSALMEGSEGGRGAPLRLGFVAGVISRERIPTFERMLWRVCRGNVFLRKAEIEDPLEDPTTGDQVHKSVFIIFFQGDQLKNRVKKICEGFRASLYPCPETPQERKEMLAGVNSRIDDLQMVLNQTEDHRQRVLQAASKTMRVWFIKVRKMKAIYHTLNLCNIDVTQKCLIAEVWCPVSDLDSIQFALRRGTERSGSTVPSILNRMQTKQTPPTFNKTNKFTSGFQNIVDAYGIGNYREINPAPYTIITFPFLFAVMFGDMGHGLLMTCAALYLVIRESRLLAQKSDNEMFNMVFAGRYIILLMGIFSIYTGVIYNDCFSKSLNMFGSGWSVRPMFSSKGANWTFETLDGNAVLQLDPAVPGVFNGPYPLGIDPIWNVATNKLTFLNSFKMKMSVILGVIHMLFGVSLSLFNHLYFKKPLNILLGFIPEIVFMASLFGYLVLLVFYKWTAYDAFTSKDAPSLLIHFINMCLFNYNDPTNKPLYRGQMGIQVLLVLIALACVPCMLIVKTMVLRRQHLWKKHLSQKREETPAENLEQSLEQTGVSSSCTGLTQQGTQKFGGVRVGNGPTEDEAGIMDHDQLSQHSEEGDEFDFGDVAVHQAIHTIEYCLGCISNTASYLRLWALSLAHAQLSEVLWSMVMHLGLSSRSGGGFFGLSIIFSAFATLTVAILLIMEGLSAFLHALRLHWVEFQNKFYSGQGFKFVPFSFESILEGRFDE
- the atp6v0a1b gene encoding V-type proton ATPase 116 kDa subunit a isoform X3 encodes the protein MGELFRSEEMTLAQLFLQSEAAYCCVSELGELGMVQFRDLNPDVNVFQRKFVNEVRRCEEMDRKLRFVEKEIKKANIPTVDTGENPEVPFPRDMIDLEATFEKLENELKEINTNQEALKKNFLELTELKHILRRTQQFFDEMEDPNLLEESSALMEGSEGGRGAPLRLGFVAGVISRERIPTFERMLWRVCRGNVFLRKAEIEDPLEDPTTGDQVHKSVFIIFFQGDQLKNRVKKICEGFRASLYPCPETPQERKEMLAGVNSRIDDLQMVLNQTEDHRQRVLQAASKTMRVWFIKVRKMKAIYHTLNLCNIDVTQKCLIAEVWCPVSDLDSIQFALRRGTERSGSTVPSILNRMQTKQTPPTFNKTNKFTSGFQNIVDAYGIGNYREINPAPYTIITFPFLFAVMFGDMGHGLLMTCAALYLVIRESRLLAQKSDNEMFNMVFAGRYIILLMGIFSIYTGVIYNDCFSKSLNMFGSGWSVRPMFSSKGANWTFETLDGNAVLQLDPAVPGVFNGPYPLGIDPIWNVATNKLTFLNSFKMKMSVILGVIHMLFGVSLSLFNHLYFKKPLNILLGFIPEIVFMASLFGYLVLLVFYKWTAYDAFTSKDAPSLLIHFINMCLFNYNDPTNKPLYRGQMGIQVLLVLIALACVPCMLIVKTMVLRRQHLWKKHLGTQKFGGVRVGNGPTEDEAGIMDHDQLSQHSEEGDEHSEEEPFDFGDVAVHQAIHTIEYCLGCISNTASYLRLWALSLAHAQLSEVLWSMVMHLGLSSRSGGGFFGLSIIFSAFATLTVAILLIMEGLSAFLHALRLHWVEFQNKFYSGQGFKFVPFSFESILEGRFDE